A genomic region of Fundidesulfovibrio terrae contains the following coding sequences:
- a CDS encoding glycosyltransferase: MARQLKIVIGGYAVGFPLGGQMWVILHYALGLTRLGHEVVFVEDSSDWALPFDPVKGFASADSSFGRNVLGEAFDRVGLPGRWAYTSLFEGRSYGMDQEDLKRFCSKADLFLNVSGIIPLHEHFMKARVRAVIDTDPVFTQAKISKDEWTRDYFNRHDVRFTFGHNIPTGSTGVPLSGIEYIPTRPPVILDQWPVVDGAGAGFTTIGNWDAQGRDIVHDGKKLSWRKSEKYEKIIDLPGKLPGVTLDLTMSGMKEDAGRFAAHGWNVKDALALSRDIWAYRDYILNSTGEFTVAKEQNIQLKSGWFSDRSASYLAAGRPVIVEDTGFGTYLPVGEGLVTFDGVDNAKAAIETVLADYPKHRAAARKIAEEYFDSNKVLTDLLKTAGLA; this comes from the coding sequence ATGGCAAGACAGCTCAAGATCGTCATAGGCGGATATGCAGTGGGGTTCCCCCTCGGCGGGCAGATGTGGGTGATCCTCCATTACGCGTTGGGGCTCACTCGCCTGGGCCACGAGGTTGTCTTCGTGGAGGACTCGTCCGACTGGGCTTTGCCCTTCGATCCGGTGAAGGGCTTCGCTTCGGCCGACTCCAGCTTCGGGCGCAACGTCCTTGGCGAGGCCTTCGACCGCGTGGGTCTGCCGGGGCGCTGGGCTTACACGTCGCTCTTTGAAGGCCGGTCTTACGGAATGGACCAGGAGGACCTCAAGCGCTTCTGCTCCAAGGCCGATCTCTTCCTGAACGTGTCGGGGATCATCCCGCTGCACGAGCACTTCATGAAGGCCCGGGTGCGGGCCGTCATCGACACCGACCCGGTCTTCACCCAGGCCAAGATCTCGAAGGACGAGTGGACCCGCGACTATTTCAACCGCCACGACGTGCGCTTCACCTTCGGCCACAACATCCCCACAGGTTCCACCGGCGTGCCGCTCTCGGGAATCGAGTACATCCCCACCCGGCCGCCCGTGATCCTCGACCAATGGCCGGTGGTGGACGGAGCGGGCGCGGGGTTCACCACCATCGGCAACTGGGACGCCCAGGGGCGCGATATCGTGCACGACGGAAAGAAGCTCTCGTGGCGCAAGAGCGAGAAATACGAGAAGATCATCGACCTGCCCGGAAAGCTCCCCGGCGTCACCCTGGACCTCACCATGAGCGGCATGAAGGAGGACGCCGGGCGTTTCGCCGCGCACGGATGGAACGTCAAGGACGCGCTCGCGCTCTCCCGGGACATCTGGGCCTACCGCGACTACATCCTGAATTCCACGGGCGAGTTCACCGTGGCCAAGGAGCAGAACATCCAGCTCAAGTCCGGCTGGTTCTCGGACCGCTCCGCCAGTTATCTCGCGGCCGGACGCCCGGTCATCGTCGAGGACACCGGATTCGGGACGTACCTCCCCGTGGGGGAGGGGCTGGTGACCTTCGACGGCGTGGACAACGCCAAGGCCGCCATCGAAACCGTGCTGGCCGATTATCCGAAACACCGCGCGGCTGCCCGGAAAATTGCGGAAGAATACTTCGATTCGAACAAAGTCTTGACCGATCTGCTGAAAACGGCGGGCCTAGCCTGA
- a CDS encoding phage regulatory CII family protein: MPTTIYEVIREMIEKGPMPIKDLSAKIGKPYPTLMRELNEEDQGAKLGVELLLPLMRACGSVLPLRYLASRMEHRVVSMQPITPDKSSHLEEMLTTYPALAEYHQAIMEERPLEKVAELRENVIRQVQEDFVAYARKKMGS; encoded by the coding sequence ATGCCCACGACGATCTACGAAGTCATCCGGGAGATGATCGAAAAGGGCCCGATGCCGATCAAGGATCTGTCCGCCAAGATCGGCAAGCCCTACCCCACCCTCATGCGCGAGCTCAACGAGGAGGACCAGGGAGCAAAGCTCGGGGTCGAACTGCTCCTGCCCCTCATGCGGGCATGCGGATCGGTACTGCCGCTTCGTTATCTCGCGTCACGCATGGAGCACCGCGTGGTCTCCATGCAGCCCATCACGCCGGACAAATCCTCGCACCTGGAAGAGATGCTGACCACCTACCCGGCCCTGGCCGAATACCACCAGGCCATCATGGAGGAGCGCCCCCTGGAGAAGGTGGCCGAACTGCGCGAGAACGTCATCCGCCAGGTGCAGGAGGATTTCGTGGCCTACGCCAGGAAGAAGATGGGGAGCTGA
- a CDS encoding HPP family protein, translating to MKATFAKMKGSGKSPPRTSWTEVAWSWLGAVVGMSCVGVVDSWMVDHTDMVLLIGSFAASCVLLYGAPRSPLAQPRNLLGGHVISALAGVAIRLLVPGPVWLAGALAVATAIAVMHITRTLHPPGGATAFIAVTGGPKIVALGYAYALVPAGLGALILLVVAVMVNNLAKGRRYPEYWW from the coding sequence GTGAAGGCCACTTTCGCCAAGATGAAGGGTAGCGGCAAAAGCCCCCCGAGAACGTCCTGGACAGAAGTCGCATGGTCCTGGCTGGGTGCGGTGGTCGGCATGTCCTGCGTCGGCGTGGTTGACTCCTGGATGGTGGACCATACCGACATGGTACTCCTGATCGGCTCGTTCGCGGCCTCCTGCGTGTTGCTGTACGGCGCGCCCCGAAGCCCCCTGGCCCAGCCGCGGAACCTGCTGGGCGGGCATGTCATCTCCGCCCTGGCGGGGGTAGCGATCCGGCTCCTGGTGCCCGGTCCGGTCTGGCTGGCCGGCGCGCTGGCCGTGGCCACCGCCATCGCCGTCATGCACATCACCAGGACCCTGCATCCTCCGGGAGGAGCGACGGCCTTCATCGCCGTGACGGGAGGGCCGAAGATCGTCGCGCTGGGCTACGCCTACGCCCTGGTCCCGGCGGGGCTGGGGGCGCTCATCCTGCTCGTCGTGGCGGTCATGGTAAACAACCTGGCCAAGGGGCGAAGATATCCGGAATATTGGTGGTAG
- a CDS encoding chloride channel protein — protein MIQTLRNAYRNPRQSVRRMGHRIVFWGAAVVVALAAILFARTSVVGCQIFSSIISAHPLLSLVITPVCFASVVWLTRKVFPGAEGSGIPQTIAALKIPVLADRQSVLSLRVAVGKILMTGLALCGGASVGREGPTVQVGAAIMHSLGRWIRFPSRDMERTFMLAGGAAGISAAFNTPLAGIVFAIEELSKSFEERTSGTVLTAVIVAGFTSMAILGNYNYFGRTDAVLELSAAWRPVLLCGVIGGVLGGVFSRILIASSRGFPGRLGAMAKTQPVLFALACGLLLAVLGYFSDSTIYGTGYEEARKLLEGGKDLPAAFGLMKLGATVISYISGIPGGIFAPSLAVGAGMGSILSKFIAGVPVEALVILGMVGYFTGVVQVPITAVVIVMEMTSDQSLTLPMMSVALIAFAVSKVVCPHPLYQTLAKGFLEKSVRREQRPRTDPQKP, from the coding sequence GTGATCCAGACACTACGGAACGCCTATCGCAATCCCAGACAGTCCGTCCGCCGGATGGGCCATCGCATCGTGTTCTGGGGCGCGGCCGTGGTCGTGGCGCTGGCGGCGATCCTTTTCGCAAGGACCAGCGTTGTCGGCTGCCAGATATTTTCCTCTATTATCTCCGCACATCCCCTGCTGTCTTTGGTCATCACCCCGGTCTGTTTCGCTTCCGTGGTGTGGCTGACGCGCAAGGTGTTTCCCGGCGCGGAGGGGAGCGGCATCCCCCAGACCATCGCGGCCCTGAAGATACCCGTCCTGGCGGACCGGCAGAGTGTGTTGTCCCTGCGGGTCGCCGTGGGTAAAATACTGATGACCGGCCTGGCGTTGTGCGGCGGGGCGTCGGTGGGGCGCGAGGGGCCGACCGTCCAGGTCGGCGCGGCCATCATGCACTCGCTGGGGCGCTGGATACGGTTTCCTAGCAGGGACATGGAGCGCACGTTCATGCTCGCGGGCGGCGCGGCGGGCATATCCGCCGCCTTCAACACCCCCCTGGCAGGCATCGTGTTCGCCATCGAGGAGCTGTCGAAATCCTTTGAGGAGCGCACCAGCGGCACCGTGCTGACGGCGGTGATCGTGGCCGGTTTCACGTCCATGGCCATACTGGGCAATTACAACTATTTCGGCCGGACAGACGCGGTGCTGGAATTGTCGGCGGCCTGGCGGCCCGTGCTGCTGTGCGGGGTCATCGGCGGGGTGCTGGGGGGGGTGTTCTCACGCATCCTGATCGCGTCCTCGCGTGGTTTCCCCGGGCGGCTGGGAGCGATGGCCAAGACGCAACCGGTTCTTTTCGCCCTGGCATGCGGTCTCCTGCTGGCCGTACTGGGATACTTCTCGGACTCCACCATCTACGGGACAGGGTACGAGGAAGCCAGGAAGCTGCTCGAAGGCGGGAAGGACCTCCCTGCCGCCTTCGGGTTGATGAAACTGGGGGCAACGGTCATCTCGTACATCAGCGGCATCCCGGGGGGCATTTTCGCGCCGTCGCTGGCGGTGGGCGCAGGGATGGGCTCCATCCTGTCGAAATTCATAGCCGGGGTGCCCGTGGAAGCCCTGGTCATCCTGGGCATGGTCGGCTATTTCACGGGAGTAGTGCAGGTTCCCATCACCGCCGTGGTCATCGTTATGGAGATGACCAGCGACCAGAGCCTGACATTGCCCATGATGAGTGTGGCCCTGATCGCCTTCGCGGTGTCCAAGGTGGTCTGCCCGCACCCGCTCTACCAGACGCTGGCAAAAGGCTTCCTGGAGAAGTCAGTGCGGCGGGAGCAGCGCCCCCGGACCGATCCGCAGAAGCCCTGA
- the tssH gene encoding type VI secretion system ATPase TssH — protein sequence MINVNMKSLLAKLNTFCTNTLHNAAGLTVSRTQYEVTVEHFLLKCLEDQDSDIPTVLRAAGVDSGRLAAGLTDALEDLKTGNSGKPTFSPLLIELLEDAWVVGSVDLGDTRIRSGAVLLAYLARPSFYGSGSYAELLGAVNRETLLKDFWNQTKASSEAQTAAPQGGIPGGGAAAGAEGSFIARFCQDFTAKAKAGGIDPVFGRDDEIRQIVDILARRRKNNPILVGDPGVGKTAVIEGLALRIAQGDVPESLLEVTLINLDMGLLEAGAGMKGEFENRLRGVINEVKASVKPIIMFIDEAHTLVGAGGSAGGSDAANLLKPALARGELKTCAATTWSEYKKYFEKDPALARRFQMVKLDEPSVESAVLILRGLRDSYEKSHNVVIRDDAIKTCAEYSDRYIAARFLPDKAIDLLDTSCARVKVNLTAKPPALEDTQRSIQALEREKWAIERDRDNHVVVDEERLAQVGKSIEELTRKAADLQAAWEKEKEAAHKVIEVRSQIREAADADKAKLEKELTRADKALKDLQGEAPMIQIEVTPDLVAQVVADWTGIPVGKVARDQAATIVNLEERLKKRIKGQDMALDVVTQVIKAAKSGIKNPDQPMGVFLLVGPSGVGKTETGLTLADILFGDERSVVSVNMSEFQEKHTVSRLIGSPPGYVGYGEGGMLTEAVRQHPYSVVLLDEVEKAHPDVLNLFYQVFDKGMLSDGEGKEINFKNTLIILTSNLATDVIQEMTKDGAQTPYDAVLSAVRPMLSQYFKPALLARMSVAPYVSLSPDAMKDIVTLKLNKLARMLLSNNKMKMTYTPKVVDAVAARCTEVETGARNIEYILNGNILPRMSQEILGHMTTGGMPGSVALDVAEDGSFNIGFA from the coding sequence ATGATCAACGTGAATATGAAGTCCCTGCTGGCCAAGCTCAACACCTTCTGCACCAACACCCTGCACAACGCGGCGGGGCTCACGGTTTCGCGCACCCAGTACGAGGTCACGGTGGAGCACTTCCTGCTCAAGTGCCTGGAGGACCAGGACTCGGACATCCCCACGGTGCTGCGGGCCGCCGGGGTGGACTCGGGCCGGCTGGCCGCCGGGCTCACCGACGCCCTTGAGGACCTGAAGACCGGCAACTCGGGCAAGCCGACCTTCTCGCCGCTTCTGATCGAACTGCTGGAGGACGCCTGGGTGGTGGGCTCGGTTGACCTGGGCGACACGCGCATCCGCTCGGGCGCGGTGCTGCTGGCGTACCTGGCCAGGCCGTCGTTCTACGGATCCGGGAGCTATGCAGAGCTTTTGGGGGCGGTCAACCGCGAGACGCTCCTCAAGGACTTCTGGAACCAGACCAAGGCGTCCTCCGAGGCCCAGACAGCGGCCCCGCAGGGCGGAATCCCGGGCGGGGGAGCGGCGGCCGGGGCCGAGGGCAGCTTCATCGCCCGTTTCTGCCAGGATTTCACGGCCAAGGCCAAGGCCGGGGGCATCGACCCGGTGTTCGGGCGCGACGACGAGATCCGCCAGATCGTGGACATCCTGGCCAGGCGCCGCAAGAACAACCCCATCCTGGTGGGCGACCCGGGCGTGGGCAAGACGGCGGTCATTGAGGGGCTGGCCCTGCGCATCGCCCAGGGCGACGTGCCCGAATCGCTTTTGGAGGTGACGCTCATCAACCTGGACATGGGCCTTCTGGAAGCGGGCGCGGGCATGAAGGGCGAGTTCGAGAACAGGCTTCGCGGGGTGATAAACGAGGTCAAGGCCAGCGTTAAGCCCATCATCATGTTCATCGACGAGGCCCACACCCTGGTGGGGGCGGGCGGCTCGGCCGGTGGCTCGGACGCGGCCAACCTGCTCAAGCCGGCCCTGGCGCGCGGCGAACTCAAGACCTGCGCCGCCACCACCTGGAGCGAATACAAGAAATACTTCGAAAAGGATCCGGCCCTGGCCCGGCGCTTCCAGATGGTGAAGCTGGACGAGCCGAGCGTCGAGTCGGCCGTGCTCATCCTGCGCGGGCTGCGCGACAGCTACGAGAAGAGCCACAATGTGGTCATCCGCGACGACGCCATCAAGACCTGCGCCGAGTACTCCGACCGCTACATCGCGGCCCGCTTCCTGCCCGACAAGGCCATCGACCTCCTGGACACCTCCTGCGCCCGGGTGAAGGTGAACCTCACGGCCAAGCCACCGGCCCTGGAGGACACCCAGCGCTCCATCCAGGCGTTGGAACGCGAGAAATGGGCCATCGAGCGCGACAGGGACAACCATGTTGTCGTGGACGAGGAGCGCCTGGCCCAGGTGGGCAAGTCCATCGAGGAGCTGACCAGGAAAGCGGCGGACCTCCAGGCGGCCTGGGAAAAGGAGAAGGAGGCCGCCCACAAGGTCATCGAGGTGCGGAGCCAGATCCGCGAAGCCGCCGATGCGGACAAGGCCAAGCTGGAGAAAGAGCTCACCCGCGCCGACAAGGCCCTCAAGGACCTCCAGGGCGAAGCGCCCATGATCCAGATCGAGGTCACGCCGGATCTTGTGGCCCAGGTGGTGGCGGACTGGACCGGCATCCCCGTGGGCAAGGTGGCCCGCGACCAGGCGGCCACCATCGTCAACCTGGAGGAGCGCCTGAAGAAGCGCATCAAGGGCCAGGACATGGCCCTGGACGTGGTCACGCAGGTGATCAAGGCGGCCAAGTCCGGCATCAAGAATCCCGATCAGCCCATGGGCGTGTTCCTGCTGGTGGGGCCCTCGGGCGTGGGCAAGACCGAGACCGGGCTCACCCTGGCGGACATCCTCTTCGGCGACGAGCGCAGCGTGGTCAGCGTGAACATGAGCGAGTTCCAGGAGAAGCACACCGTGTCGAGGCTCATCGGCTCGCCTCCGGGCTACGTGGGCTACGGCGAGGGCGGCATGCTCACCGAGGCCGTGCGCCAGCACCCGTACTCCGTGGTGCTGCTGGACGAGGTGGAGAAGGCCCATCCGGACGTGCTCAACCTGTTCTACCAGGTGTTCGACAAGGGCATGCTCTCGGACGGGGAGGGCAAGGAGATCAACTTCAAGAACACCCTCATCATCCTGACCTCCAACCTGGCCACCGACGTGATCCAGGAGATGACCAAGGACGGGGCGCAGACCCCCTACGACGCGGTGCTCTCGGCCGTGCGGCCCATGCTGTCGCAGTACTTCAAGCCCGCGCTCCTGGCGCGCATGAGCGTGGCTCCCTATGTGAGCCTTTCGCCCGACGCCATGAAGGACATCGTGACCCTCAAGCTGAACAAGCTGGCCAGGATGCTCCTTTCCAACAACAAGATGAAGATGACCTACACCCCCAAGGTGGTGGACGCCGTGGCCGCGCGCTGCACCGAGGTGGAGACCGGGGCGCGCAACATAGAATACATTCTCAACGGCAACATCCTGCCGCGCATGTCCCAGGAGATACTGGGCCACATGACCACGGGCGGCATGCCCGGCAGCGTGGCCCTGGACGTGGCCGAGGATGGATCGTTCAACATCGGTTTCGCGTGA
- a CDS encoding CBS domain-containing protein, which produces MPKISTTPSEEDVFDAMRDLGSFLDITPSDARELYTLAHRHALTRLRKSVRVADLMTAPAITLAPETTLREAARVLAEARISGAPVTRGRELLGVVSVKDFLAALGLPKDAPPVALVAWTFAGRACRLEGLESEPVTSVMTAPAMTVCPEATAGEAAKLMADRNIRRLPVIKNGELVGVVTHTDLVRAFGDMLEDAQ; this is translated from the coding sequence ATGCCCAAAATCTCCACCACCCCGTCCGAGGAGGACGTCTTCGATGCCATGCGCGATCTCGGCTCGTTTCTGGACATCACCCCGTCCGACGCGCGCGAGCTGTACACCCTGGCCCACAGACACGCCCTGACCCGGCTGAGGAAGTCGGTGCGCGTGGCCGACCTCATGACCGCGCCGGCCATCACCCTGGCCCCGGAAACCACCCTGCGCGAGGCCGCGCGAGTGCTGGCCGAGGCCCGCATATCCGGCGCGCCCGTGACGCGCGGGCGCGAACTCCTGGGCGTGGTCTCCGTGAAGGACTTCCTGGCCGCCCTGGGCCTGCCCAAGGACGCGCCTCCCGTGGCCCTTGTGGCCTGGACCTTCGCCGGGCGGGCCTGCCGCCTGGAGGGGCTGGAGTCCGAACCGGTCACCAGCGTCATGACCGCACCGGCCATGACCGTGTGCCCTGAAGCCACGGCGGGCGAAGCAGCCAAGCTCATGGCTGACAGGAACATCCGCCGCCTGCCCGTGATCAAGAACGGCGAACTCGTGGGCGTCGTCACCCACACCGACCTGGTCCGCGCCTTCGGGGACATGCTGGAGGACGCGCAGTGA
- a CDS encoding ATP-binding protein, whose product MKRILPRLLLTSLPLLVALLSCAWSGFCFAARPFSEQRSARVLVLHSFSPGVYRTDGLSRGITDQLAKAPRNIQQMVVYLDASIVGKSSAYPSYLEGKLTVLKAMLAAAPVDAVLLTDWKAMEFWAANHAEFSPELPVVYCGVGDAVPPELLSLGRATGVLERPGFGDTIREATRLFPKADKLLVVGERSLHFQANRDMLRSDLAPFAPRLAVEFLDDLEVSAIESRLAQLGPGWVVFVVGRPEKDGKLLVQSEAASRLAAASPAPVFTAWGSWMGFGPVGGKIILPEEQGAAAARRVIEILDGKPVKDIPSAAEDNGRFMFDFKALERFGLSEAELPQGSLVLNRPATLYESYRHLVWMYGLMMLLLVAACFLLVLYIVNRRRMQNKLSAQVNFVQSLMEAMPTPVFYKDVKGIYQGCNPAFAEFMGLSPEELIGHSVFDLYPEEEANVYKVKDDALFAAGPIQIYEYEKMTPAGPRQIRFHKALYHDADRKVAGLVGVIADITDLRRAEREVEKTLKYLQAIFDSSPSTMFSVDAEGNITHANAQARTACGECSLDRAQATLAHVENLLDHVQRAIAEGRVITLPRRISMENGAMKAEDVIIYPLASLGLSEAVVRIDDVTERHRMQELLVQSEKMMSVGGLAAGMAHEINNPLGGIMQSAQVIRTRLLPDLPGNLKSAGKAGCPMESILAYLEDRQIPELLDGLRDSARRAAGIVSNMLEFSKRSSSAWLPVDVNAVVEKAVDLCLQDYNLSERYDFKRIEIRREFDSQTLSVPCSGPQIQQVVFNLLRNAAQAMAQAQTPGPAIVVRTRSDGECAIIEVEDNGPGMDESTRRKVFEPFFTTKSPGQGTGLGLSVSYFIVHENHGGEIEVESEPGRGARFLVKLPLRGRRCF is encoded by the coding sequence ATGAAACGCATTCTCCCCAGATTATTACTGACTTCGCTTCCGTTGCTGGTTGCATTGCTGTCGTGCGCGTGGAGCGGCTTCTGCTTCGCCGCCCGGCCCTTCTCGGAGCAGCGGTCCGCACGCGTGCTCGTGCTGCACAGCTTCAGCCCCGGCGTCTACCGGACGGACGGCCTGTCCCGGGGCATCACCGACCAACTGGCCAAGGCCCCCAGGAACATCCAGCAGATGGTGGTGTACCTGGACGCGTCCATCGTGGGCAAATCCTCCGCGTACCCTTCGTACCTCGAGGGCAAGCTGACCGTGCTCAAGGCCATGCTGGCCGCCGCGCCCGTGGATGCCGTGCTTCTGACCGACTGGAAGGCCATGGAGTTCTGGGCGGCCAACCATGCCGAATTCAGCCCGGAACTCCCGGTGGTGTATTGCGGAGTGGGCGACGCCGTCCCACCAGAGCTGCTGTCGCTGGGCCGGGCCACCGGGGTCCTCGAACGGCCCGGATTCGGCGACACCATCCGCGAGGCGACCCGGCTGTTCCCCAAGGCCGACAAGCTGCTGGTGGTAGGGGAGCGCTCCCTGCACTTCCAGGCCAACCGGGACATGCTCCGGTCCGATCTGGCGCCCTTCGCCCCCCGGTTGGCGGTGGAGTTCCTGGACGACCTGGAAGTATCCGCCATCGAAAGCCGCCTGGCGCAGCTTGGCCCGGGGTGGGTGGTTTTCGTGGTGGGCCGCCCCGAGAAGGACGGCAAGCTCCTGGTTCAGTCCGAGGCTGCGTCCAGGCTGGCGGCGGCGAGCCCGGCCCCTGTGTTCACCGCATGGGGGTCGTGGATGGGGTTCGGCCCGGTGGGCGGCAAGATCATCCTGCCCGAGGAGCAGGGCGCGGCCGCGGCCCGCCGGGTGATTGAAATCCTGGACGGCAAACCGGTCAAGGACATCCCCTCCGCCGCGGAAGACAACGGTAGGTTCATGTTCGACTTCAAGGCTTTGGAACGCTTCGGCCTGAGCGAAGCGGAGCTGCCTCAGGGAAGCCTGGTCCTGAACCGCCCCGCCACGTTGTATGAATCCTACAGGCATCTCGTGTGGATGTACGGACTCATGATGCTTCTGCTCGTGGCCGCATGCTTCCTTCTGGTGCTCTACATCGTGAACAGGCGACGGATGCAGAACAAGCTGTCGGCCCAGGTCAACTTCGTCCAGTCGCTCATGGAAGCCATGCCCACCCCGGTGTTCTACAAGGATGTAAAGGGGATATACCAGGGGTGTAACCCGGCATTCGCGGAGTTCATGGGGCTCAGCCCCGAAGAGCTCATCGGGCATTCCGTGTTCGACCTCTATCCGGAGGAAGAGGCCAACGTCTACAAGGTCAAGGACGACGCCCTGTTCGCGGCGGGTCCGATCCAGATATACGAGTACGAGAAGATGACCCCGGCGGGCCCTCGCCAGATACGCTTCCACAAGGCGCTCTACCACGACGCGGACCGTAAGGTGGCGGGACTGGTGGGCGTGATCGCGGACATCACCGACCTGCGCCGGGCCGAGCGCGAGGTGGAAAAGACCCTCAAGTACCTGCAGGCCATCTTCGACTCCTCGCCCTCGACCATGTTCAGCGTGGACGCCGAAGGAAATATCACCCACGCCAACGCCCAGGCGCGCACGGCCTGCGGAGAATGCTCCCTCGATCGAGCCCAGGCCACGCTGGCCCATGTGGAGAACCTGCTCGACCACGTCCAGCGGGCCATCGCCGAGGGCCGGGTCATCACCCTGCCCCGGCGCATCTCCATGGAGAACGGGGCCATGAAGGCCGAGGACGTGATCATCTATCCCCTTGCGTCGCTGGGGCTGTCCGAGGCGGTGGTGCGCATCGACGACGTCACCGAGCGCCACCGCATGCAGGAACTGCTGGTGCAGTCGGAAAAGATGATGTCCGTGGGCGGGCTGGCCGCGGGCATGGCCCATGAGATCAACAATCCACTGGGCGGCATCATGCAGAGCGCCCAGGTCATCAGGACCCGGCTGCTCCCGGACCTGCCGGGCAACTTGAAATCCGCCGGCAAGGCTGGCTGCCCCATGGAGTCCATCCTGGCCTACCTGGAGGACCGGCAGATACCGGAGCTGCTGGACGGGTTGCGCGATTCGGCCCGGCGCGCGGCCGGAATCGTCTCCAACATGCTGGAGTTCAGCAAACGCAGCTCCTCGGCGTGGCTGCCGGTGGACGTGAACGCGGTGGTGGAGAAGGCCGTGGACCTGTGCCTGCAGGACTACAACCTCTCCGAACGCTACGATTTCAAGCGCATCGAGATCAGGCGCGAATTCGACTCGCAGACGCTCAGTGTCCCATGCTCCGGGCCGCAGATCCAGCAGGTGGTGTTCAACCTCCTGCGCAACGCCGCCCAGGCCATGGCCCAAGCGCAGACGCCCGGACCGGCCATCGTCGTGCGCACGCGCAGCGACGGCGAATGCGCCATCATCGAGGTGGAGGACAACGGGCCGGGCATGGACGAAAGCACCCGGCGCAAGGTGTTCGAACCGTTCTTCACCACCAAGAGTCCCGGCCAGGGCACGGGACTCGGGCTTTCGGTGTCCTACTTCATCGTCCACGAAAACCATGGGGGCGAGATCGAGGTGGAGTCCGAGCCCGGGCGGGGAGCCAGGTTCCTGGTGAAGCTGCCGCTGCGCGGACGGCGCTGCTTTTAA